The following proteins are encoded in a genomic region of Ursus arctos isolate Adak ecotype North America unplaced genomic scaffold, UrsArc2.0 scaffold_32, whole genome shotgun sequence:
- the VWA1 gene encoding von Willebrand factor A domain-containing protein 1, with product MLPWTALSLALSLRLALARSGAERGPPASAPQGDLLFLLDSSASVSHYEFSRVREFVGQLVGLLPLGPGALRTSLVHVGSRPYTEFPFGQHSSGEAVQDAIRAAAQRMGDTNTGLALAYAKEQLFAEVAGARPGVPKVLVWVTDGGSSDPVGPPMQELKDLGVTVFIVSTGRGNLLELSDAASAPPEKHLHFVDMDDLHIIAQELRGSILDAMRPQQLRASEVTSSGFRLAWPPLLTADSGYYMLELAPSAEPGTVRRQQLPGNATGWAWVNLNPDTDYEVTLVPESNVHLVRPQYLRVHTLPEEAGPQRIVISHARPRSLRVSWAPALGPAAVRGYHVQYGPLLGGGGAAQRVEVPAGRNSTTLQGLAPSTAYLVTVTAAFRSGRESSLSAKACTSDGERSRVPRPQPPGAGGPEP from the exons ATGCTGCCCTGGACGGCGCTCAGCCTGGCCCTGAGCCTGCGGCTGGCGCTGGCGCGGAGCGGCGCCGAACGTG gccccccagcatCGGCCCCCCAGGGGGACCTGCTGTTTCTGTTGGACAGCTCGGCCAGCGTGTCTCATTATGAGTTTTCCCGAGTTCGGGAGTTTGTGGGGCAGCTGGTGGGCCTGctgcccctgggccctggggctcTACGTACCAGCCTGGTGCATGTGGGCAGCCGCCCGTACACCGAGTTCCCCTTCGGCCAGCACAGCTCAGGTGAGGCTGTCCAGGATGCCATACGTGCCGCAGCCCAGCGCATGGGCGACACCAACACTGGCCTGGCGCTGGCTTACGCCAAGGAGCAGCTGTTTGCAGAGGTGGCGGGGGCCCGGCCAGGGGTGCCCAAGGTGCTGGTGTGGGTGACGGACGGCGGCTCCAGCGACCCCGTGGGGCCCCCCATGCAGGAACTGAAGGACCTGGGTGTCACTGTCTTCATCGTCAGTACTGGCCGCGGCAACCTCCTGGAGCTGTCAGATGCTGCCTCGGCCCCCCCTGAGAAGCACCTACACTTTGTGGATATGGATGACCTGCACATCATCGCCCAGGAGCTGAGGGGGTCCATTCTTG ACGCGATGCGGCCACAGCAGCTCCGTGCTTCTGAGGTCACGTCCAGCGGCTTCCGCCTGGCCTGGCCGCCCCTGCTGACCGCAGACTCTGGCTACTACATGTTGGAGCTGGCACCCAGCGCTGAGCCGGGGACCGTGCGTCGCCAACAGCTGCCGGGGAACGCCACGGGCTGGGCCTGGGTCAACCTCAACCCCGACACCGACTACGAGGTGACGCTGGTGCCCGAGTCCAACGTGCACCTCGTGAGGCCGCAGTACCTGCGGGTGCACACGCTGCCGG aggAGGCCGGGCCGCAGCGCATCGTCATCTCGCATGCCCGGCCGCGGAGCCTGCGCGTGAGCTGGGCCCCGGCGCTGGGCCCGGCCGCGGTGCGCGGCTACCACGTGCAGTACGGGCCGCTGCTGGGCGGGGGCGGCGCGGCGCAGCGCGTGGAGGTGCCCGCGGGCCGCAACAGCACCACGCTGCAGGGCCTGGCGCCCAGCACCGCCTACCTGGTGACCGTGACGGCAGCCTTCCGCTCGGGCCGCGAGAGCTCGCTGTCCGCCAAGGCCTGCACGTCCGACGGCGAGCGCAGCCGCGTCCCGCGGCCCCAGccgccgggggccgggggcccgGAGCCGTGA